A region of the Candidatus Methylomirabilis oxygeniifera genome:
GCGGCTTCAATGCGACCTTTTCGAATAAACTCCTGGTTCTGATAGATGGACGGAGCGTCTATACACCGCTGTTCGCCGGGGTCTTCTGGGATGTGCAGGATACCCTCCTGGAGGATATCGACCGGATCGAGGTCATCCGCGGACCTGGCGGGACACTCTGGGGCGCCAATGCGGTCAACGGTGTCATCAACGTCATCACGAAACGGGCGAAGGCCACACAGGGAGGCTACGTCGAGATCGGCGGGGGAAGCGAGGAACGCGGGTTCGTGGGAACGCGCTACGGCGGACAGGTGGGGGAAGATCTCTTCTATCGGGGCTACTTTAAGTACGCGAATCACGACAACCTGGTGACCGCCACCGGCCACGAGGGTAACGACGACTGGAGAACATACCGGGGCGGCTTCCGACTCGACTGGGAGCCTTCCACTCGCGATACGCTGACGGTTCAGGGCGATCTGTATAAGGGCGATTTCGGTCAGACGCTTCCGGTTTCCTCCCTCTCTCCTCCTTTTACGGTCAGCTCGGACAGTCGGGACGACTTTGCGGGAGGCAATGTCCTGACTCGCTGGAAACATAAGATGGCGGATCGTCGGGAGACAACCCTCCAGTTTTATTACGACCGGACCCATCGTGACGAACTGCTGTTCCACGAGATACGGGATACCGTCGATCTCGAGTTTCAGTACCGCTTCCCCATCGGGACACGCCACGACCTGATCTGGGGTATAGACACGCGCGTGACGATCGATGACATGAACAATAGTTCCTCGCTGGTCTTCACGCCGACCCACAGAACCGATCACCTGGTGAGCGGATTTATCCAGGACCAGATCGCGCTGATTCCGGATCGGCTGACACTGACCCTCGGGTCGAAGTTTGAGCATAACCCGTACTCCGGTTTCGAAGCCCAGCCGAACGCGCGGCTGCTGTACTCCCCCAACGAGTGGAATCGGGTCTGGGCTGCAATCTCGCGGGCAGTCCGGACACCCGCCCGATTCGAGCGAGATGTCCGGGTCAATGCGGCCGCCTTTCCTGGCCCTGGTGGGCTTCCTGTACTCGTCCAAACGATGGGCAACTCCGACTTTACCTCTGAGGAACTGCTGGCCTTCGAGTTGGGCTACCGGGTGCAGCCGAGCGAGTGGCTGTCAGTCGATTTGACCGGCTTCTACACGATCTACGATAAACTGAGGACGGCCGAACCCGGCGCCCCTATCCCCGCGATGGACGCCACTCCCCCTCACGTCATCCAGCCCTTCCTATTCGACAACCGGATGTCCGGGAATACCTATGGTGTCGAGATCACCAGTGCCTGGCACCCTGTGAGCTTCTGGCGCCTGCATCTCAACTACTCCTACCTGAAGATCGATCTCCACCCCGATGCGACCAGTGTCGAGGGGACACAAGACCAGAGACGTTCGCCGCGCCATCAGGTACAGGTGCGCTCTCTGCTCGACCTGCCCTGGCATCTTCAGTTTGATGCGTCGGCATTCTTTGTCGATCGCTTGCCTAAGTTGGAGCCGACTGTTCCGGCCTACCTGCGACTCGATCTCCGTCTGGGGTGGCGGCCGACGAACGCGTTCGAGCTGAGCCTGGTCGGCCAGAACCTCCTGGATAACCGACACCCGGAGTGGGGGAGCATCTTCGGTGTTCCTGTGAGGCCGCTGGAGGTCCAGCGCAGCGTCTATGTGCAGGCGTCCTGGCGGTTCTGATCTGTGATCAGGCGGCCTGTCTTTACCCGTATTCTACTGCTCTGCCTGTTCGTTGCGGCAAGCGGCGTGGACGCGTTCGGTCCCATAAGGAGCGCTTTTGCGCAGTCGTCCCCTCTCGAATACCAGGTCAAGGCGGCCTTTCTGTATCAGTTCTCTAAATTCGTCGAGTGGCCTCCGCAGGCCTTCGGTGTCTCGCAATACACCATCTGCATTGGCGTGGTTAACGGCGGTTCGATGGCGAGCGCGCTTCAATCGATTGAGGGCAAGGAAACGAAGGGTCGTCGGGTCGTTGTGAAACAGTTCAAGACGCCGGACGAACTGGAGTTCTGCCATATCTTGTACATCAGCCCCGCAATGGCAGGTCGATTGGCGGAGATTCTGGAGCGACTCAAAGGGACCAGCACATTGACGGTCAGCGACATCGACGGATTTGCCAGACGAGGCGGAATGATCAACTTTATCATGGTCGAGAACCAGATCCAGTTCGAGATCAATGTTGAGACCGCTGAGAAGGCGAATTTGCAAATCAGTTCGCATCTGCTCCGGCTGGCGCGAATCGTGCCGAGGGGACGGTAATATGCCCCTGTTTCGAGATGTCCCGATCCAGAAAAAGCTGAGGCGCATTACGATACTGACCACCAGCGTCGCACTCTTGCTGACCGGCGCGGCGCTCATCGTCTACGAATTCGTGGCATACCGCTCCGTCATGACGCGTGAGTTGATGAGTATAGCCGACATCATCGGGGCGAACAGCGTAGCCGCTCTCACATTCAACGATCCGATGGCCGCCGAAGGGACGTTGTCCGCATTACGGAAGGACTCTCGGATCGCGGTGGCGGCCCTCTACACGAAGGAGGGGAGAACCTTCGCCCTCTACCGACGCCAGGTTTCGGATGGGGAGGTGATTCCGGCCGCACCCCGCGCAGATGGAAGTGCATTCGAGGGAGGGCGCCTGATCCTCTTTCATCCGATCATCCTCGACTACGAGAAGATCGGAACATTGTACATTCAGGCGGACACGCAAGAGGCGTACGCTCGCCTGCAAGTCAGCGTCGTGATCGTATTTGGTGTACTGCTGGCCTCCTCACTGGTCGCGCTGTATCTCGCTTCAACACTCGAGGGTGTGATCTCCAAACCGATTGTGAACCTGGCGGAGACGGCAGCCATCGTGTCGGAGAAGCAAGACTATTCGGTCCGGGTCGCCGGATCCGGTCGGGATGAGCTGGGCCGACTGATCGCCGGGTTTAATGAGATGCTGGCGCAGATCCAGCGGCGAGATGTGGCCATTCAGGAAGCGCGTGATCGACTCGAGGGCGCGGTCGAAGAGCGTACACGACAACTGCTGGAGGCGAAACAGCAGGCCGAGGAGGCGTCCCGCCACAAGTCGTTATTCCTGTCCAACATGTCCCACGAACTCCGAACGCCGTTGAACTCGATTATCGGCTTTGCCTCGCTGCTGCAGGACCCCATCGTCAGTTCCTTACCCGAGAAGGAACTGCAGCTCATGAGGCACATCAGTACAAGTGGGGAGCACCTTCTAGCCCTGATTAATGATCTCCTCGACATCTCCAAGGTCGAGGCGGGTAAGCTGATCCTTCAACCCCAGGCGTTTCCGCTTGGAGAGGCCATCGAGGCGGCTGTCTACACGTTCCGTCCACAAGCTGCGCAGAAGCAGCAGGATCTCGGACTGTCGATGGATCACGACATGCCGATCATCAAGGCTGATCCTATTCGTTTCAAGCAGATCCTCTACAACCTGCTCTCCAATGCCGTCAAGTTCACACCGGTGGGCGGGAGAATCAAGGTAGCTGCGCGGATTGCTCCAGGCGTCGGGCACCAGAAGGCAGGAAGCAACGACGTGGACCCTTTACACCCGATACCCTGCACCCAATACCCTGGCGAATGCGTCGAGATTGCCGTATCCGATACCGGGATCGGGATCAGGTGCGAGGACCTCTCCAAACTCTTTCAACTTTTCACTCAGCTTGAGCCTACACTCACTAAGCAGTTCCAGGGCACGGGTCTGGGTCTCGCCCTCACAAAGCAGCTCGTCGAGTTGCATGGGGGAACGATCGGAGCCGCATCGGAAGGCCCGGGCCGAGGCAGCACCTTTACCGTTCGGCTTCCGCTGCCCTCACCGGAGCGTCCGAAGACAGGAGGGTAATATGGCACAAGGCAAGATTCTCGTCGTGGAGGATAATCCACTCAATCGGGAGATGATCATCACGGTTCTGGAAGCGTACGGTTACACCGTCCTCGAGGCGGAGGACGGCCTTGGGCTCATGGAGCGGGTGAAGGCCGAGCGGCCGGGTCTGATCATCATGGACTTGCAACTTCCCAAAATCGACGGCTTTGCCCTTACCAGGAATCTGAAGGCCGATGCCTCGACGCGGGATATCCCCGTCGTCGCCGCCAGCGCCTTTGCCAAGAGTGAAGATCAAGCGCTGGCGCTGGATGCCGGCTGCGCCTTCTTCCTGACCAAGCCCCTCGATTTGACGGTCCTGCTTCAGACCGTCGCGAGATTTTTACCACAAGGCGCGACGTAACCAGTCTAACGCCTCACAAGTTCGGTTCCGAATGTGACGCCTGCTTCAGTAAACCCATCAACCCCTCGATGTTGATTGACGTCGTCGTCCGCTTGATTTCTTGACGCTACCTACCTTATAATCAATCGCTTTTTTCGTTTAAGCCCATTGTGCAGTTCTGATCGCCGACACGTTCTTTCTGGCGATAATTATGCGAAGGGGGAAGACTGATGCCCAGCTATGATTTGAAGTGTGTAAACTGCGGCAAGAAATTTTCACTGACCATGACTATTAAGGAGCGGGGGACCAAGCGGCTGAAATGCCCGAAATGCGGAGCCGGCAAACCGGAGCCCATCTTCTCGACCTTTTTCGCCAAAACCTCGCGTAAGAGCTGAGGTGACGCATGATCCTGGTGACGGGCGCCGGCGGGTGAGGAGTGGAGGAGTGACGAGCAACCGACAGAATCTGAAGCAATGCGCCAGGGGATTGACCGCACTGGCGCTCGGATGTATCCTGCTCGCCTCCCCGACGAGCGTCCTCAGCGCAGGCCGAGAAACCCTCCACCTGGATAGTGAGTTGGAGTCTCTTGGATTTATCAAGCTCCAGAACGATCCCAAGGCGCCCGACTTTACGCTCCAGGACGTGTCGGGAAAGTCGGTTCGGCTGGCTGACCATCGCGGTAAAATTGTCTTCCTGACCTTCTGGACAACCTGGTGAGGCTACTGCCTGAGGGAGTTTCCCTCAATCGAGCGTCTCTATCAACAGTTTAAGAAGAAAGATTTCATCGTGCTGGCGGTCAATATCGGCGAGTCGGCCGATCGGATCCAACAATATATGCTGAAGCATAAGCTCACCTTTCCCTCGCTGGTGGACCCCTCGTCAAGCGTCGCCAACCTGTACGGGGTTCGCGCGACGCCTACCCGGTATCTGATTAATCGCGACGGGACGGCTATGGCAGGGAGCATCGGGCCAAGGGACTGGGCGGGTGAAGATGCGCAGAGGCTGATCGAAATTCTTTTGGAGACCGGCAAAGCGCTCCGTAAGGGATAAGCACCGGAAGTGACGGCTGCCGGCCATACCCTGGAAGGCACGGATTATCGTTCATCTACATAAGAACCTGAAGCGACTGAATATGAAGCGGCTGTTCCTGTGTGTCGCTATAATAAGCGTATGTTTTGGGCTTTCCGCCGGCGTATCGGCGATGGGCGACCAACCGCCGGTTGCCGATGACCGCATCCAACGCGAGTTTCTCACGAACCATTGGCAGACGCCTATCCCGCCTCAAGGGAAGCCTCCGGCACATTTTTCGTCGATCGAGGGATCGCTTGACCCGGAAAGTTGCGGCGTCTGTCATCGGGCTCCGTATGAGGACTGGGGCAACAGCCTTCATAGTAAGAGCATGGGACCGGGCGTTGTGGGCCAGACGATGGAGCTGATCCACGACAATCCCAAGATGGCGCTCCTGTGCTACAGTTGTCATGCGCCTCTTACCGAGCAGCAGGAGAAGGTCGTGAAACAAAAAGGCGGCACCCCCTCTCGAGTGAAGAAGCGGCACCGCCCGTCGGCCTTGCCGTTGAACGCTTCAGAAGATGGGGAGAGTGATGAGTTGACATTCAAAACCAATCACGCCTTTTCCGCCTCGCTGCAACAAAAGGGCTTGAGTTGCACCGGATGCCACGTGCGGAGGCACCAGCGTTTCGGGCCGCCAAAGCGGGACGGCTCGATCGAGAATTCCGCTTCCGCAGCGCAGGTCCCGCACGGCGACGCCATCAGAACGACGGCCTTTGAACGAGCCGAATTCTGTAAAGGCTGCCACCAGTTCGAGCCGAACGGGTATGCCTTGAACGGCAAGCTGCTCGAAAATACCTATAACGAATGGAGAGAGGGGCCGTATGCGCGGGAAGGGAAAAGCTGCCAGAGCTGCCATATGCCGGAGCGTCGGCACCTGTGGCGAGGGATCCATGATCCAGAGATGGTGAAGCAAGGCGTATCCGTGCGCCTTGCACTGGACAAGGAGCGCTATCAGGTCGGCGAGCAACTTCGCGCTGGGATCACGCTGGTCAATACCGGGGTTGGTCATGATTTCCCGACCTACGTGACGCCGAAGATCATCGTCCGATTTGAGTTGACAGACGCGGACGGCAAGCAGATAGGTAAGAGTGCGCAAGAGGAACGGATCGGACGGGAGGTTACACTTGATCTGACGCAAGAGATCTTTGACACCAGGATTGCGCCGGGTAAAAGCCGTACTGTCCGCTATGTCAGAGCGATCGATCGAACAGGACTCACGTTGCGCGCGTCCGTTATCGTTGTACCTGATGATTTCTACATCCAGTTTTTCGAAGCGACCGCGCCGAAGGCTAAAGGGAAGGAGGCCCGGGCGCTGCTTGAGCAGGCTGCCCGTGAGGGACGGGCGCGATCCTTTCTACTGTTTACGGAGAACGTGGTAGTGTCGTAAAGCAGCGGATAGCTCATAGCTAAGCGCTGATAGCTGATTAGTGGAGGAGCGTGGTGAAAGTTCTGTTGGTGCACCCAAGTTCCTTGATGTACGCTGAGATCTTCCTTCGGCTGGAGCCGCTGGGATTGGAGCGGGTGGCTCAGGCCGCCAGAATGGCCGGCCACGAGGTCAGGCTCTTCGACCTGCAGGTCTTTCGCCGTGAAGACTACCTGCAGGAACTCCAAGATTTCCGCCCTCAGACCGTCGGGTTGTCCCTGAATTTTTTAGCCAATCTTCCGGAGGTAGTAGAACTCGCCAAGGAGACCAAGCGCCTCCTGCCCGCGTGCTTTGTGTTCGTTGGGGGCCATAGCGCCTCCTTTATCCCGCAGGAGTTGCTCGATCATGCCGAAGGTGCGATCGACTGCATCGTCCGTGGGGAAGGAGAGCCGATTACGCCGCCGTTGCTCGAAGCCATCCAGGATGGAGGGCTCGAAACGCTCCCAGGGGTCGTAACCGCTCGCGGTGTCGGGCCTCCGCCGCTGATGCTCCACGACCTGGATCGCACACTGCCGGCCAGGGACCTTGCCCGCCGCCGACATAAATACTTCATTGGTGTCCTGGATCCCTGCGCGTCGATTGAGTTTACGCGCGGCTGCCCTTGGGACTGTTCGTTTTGCAGCGCATGGACCTTCTACGGTCGAAGCTACCGCAAGGTCTCTCCCGAGGTCGTGGGGGAGGACCTGGCCAGGATTCAAGAACCTAACGCCTTCATCGTGGACGATGTAGCCTTCATCCATCCGGAGGACGGGATGGCGATCGGCCGGGAGATCGAGCGTCGAGGGATTCGCAAGCAGTACTACCTGGAGACCCGATGTGATGTGTTGCTCCGCAATCAAGAGGTCTTCGCCTACTGGAAACGACTCGGGCTTCGGTATATGTTTCTCGGCCTGGAGGCCCTCGACGCGGAAGGCCTGAAGGCGATTCGGAAGCGGGCCACGCCCAGCGAGAATTTTCAGGCCCTGGAGGTGGCGCGGAAGCTGGGATTCACGGTGGCCCTCAACATCATCGCCGATTCCGGCTGGGACGAGGAGCGGTTCCGGGTCATTCGCGAGTGGGCCGCCGGTGTCCCCGAGATCGTCCACGTGACCGTAAACACCCCGTACCCCGGGACGGAGACCTGGTACACGGAGTCGAGGAAGCTGACCTCGCTCGACTACCGATTGTTCGACGTCCAGCATGCCGTCCTGCCGACGACGCTGCCGTTGAAGCGGTTTTATGAAGAGCTGGTTAAGACCCAGGCGGTGTTGAATCGAAAGCACCTGGGCTGGGCCGCGGTCAGAGGGACCTTCTCCACCGCGTCCAGGTTACTCATGCAGGGTCAGACGAACTTCGTTCGGATGCTCTGGAAGTTCTCGCAGGTGTACAATCCGGACCGGCAGTACGGCGATCACTTGAAAGAGGTGAAATATGTCTTGACGCCGCCGCCGGACAAACAGCCGATCAAGCCGACGCCGGCCAAGCTGTTCGTTCATGCGCAAGCGTCGGTTGGACCGCGAGCGGCGCACGCCGAGGGGTCTGCCGGGTGATAAGGCCTTGTCGCGTGAAGAGGCGACACTGATAAGGAGGAACGGTACGTGAAAAGGCAATTCATCGCGTTTGCGGTCGTGACGCTGCTGGCCGCAGGGCTGGCGTTGGCTTCCGAATGGTACATGAGCCACGATCACTGGTACGCCAAGGAACCGGAAAAGGACTTCGCCCTGGCGAGGCTCATCGCCGACATTCGGGCGGCCACATCGCGGTACCAGGATCTGGAGCAGGCCAAGGCGGATGGGTATACGCAGATATCGGGGAATGTGCCGTTAGAGGGCTACCATTTTCGCAAGGCGGCTATCACGCAATTTGACTATTTTCATCCTTCCACGCTCCTCTATACCGAAAGGGAGGGGCGCTGGCAACTGGTTGCGCTGAAATATACAGCCCCAGGTGCCCGTCCCGCCGAGAGCCCGTTTCAGGGAATCGAGTGGGAACGGAGTCTGGCGATCTGCCGCTATGCGGACGGGCAGGAGTCTCGATCGCCCTCCGCTGAAAGCTGCCCTCAGGTTCATCCTGACAGTAAAAGCGCATTTACTGCCTGGTATCCGGATACGTGGGTGATCCGTCTCTGGATCTGGTATCCGAATCCGTACGGATTATTCGCAAGCATGAACCCTCTTCTGGCGCCGTTCGATGATCACACCATCCCGCCGGACGAAGCCGGAAGCTGGGAGACATGGCAAGCGCATACGGAGTTCTCGAACTTTAACCATCACTTCTCAGGATGGCTGGTACTCGTCATGGGGATGGCGATGACAGGCTCGGCCCTGTGGGGAGGTCAGAAGTCCAAGTATGCGCATCTCTGGCCGCTGATGACGCTGGGCGTCGCGTTATTCATCCTGTATCGGAGCGATCCGGAGTATTGGCCGTTTGGCCCGCGGACGCTGACCGAACTCCTGGGTGACCGGGAGGCTATCGAGCATAAGCTGTCGGGTGTCATCGTCCTTGCTATGGGATCCGTAGAATGGCTGCGGGCGCGCGGAATATTCAGCCATTGGCTGTGGGGCATGATCTTTCCATGGCTGGCCATCATGGGGGGAGTGACCCTGTTGTTCCATCTCCATCCCATCAGTAACTTCAACTACGTCGGGCGAGCCAATTCGCCCCACACAACCGAGGGGATCACCGCGATCCTGGCCGGCATGACGTACCTCCTCGGATCGTTGGGGATCATGAAACAACGTTGGTGGGGGTTGGTTCCGGCGCTCTTTGTCATCCTGATGGGCGTGCAGCTTATCGTCTACGTCGAGTAGAAGCGAGACGTGGGTTCTATTTCTTCTTCCACGTTCCGTTGGATTCGGTGCGTCGCTTCAGGCTTAATAGCGCGTCGGACAAATCCTGCTTGATCAGCGCATCTTCCAGAAATCTAGGAAGAAACATGCCGCTGTCCACGGTAGTGCTGTAGCGAAGCATGGTCCTGCCCTGACTGTACGGGAGGAACTCCCAGGTACCGGATGTATCTGCGATGTCGTGTTGTCTCGATTTATCCAGCGTCCAACTTACTGTTCGCTGCGCGGGCGTGAAGATCAGGTCGATCGTATAACTGATCACGCCCAGCGGAACGTGAACCGTCTCGGTAACCTTCATCGTGCCTTGCGTCTTTTCAAGAACGTCGACCTTCTCAAGCCTCGGCATAAATTCGGCGAACTTCTGATAGTTCACCATGATCGCCCACACGGCATCTGGCGGCCTGTTGATGACGCAGTAGGCTTTGATTCTGGCGCCGCTCGTACCGTCTCCAGTGGGGTGGTCTTTTGCTTTGAGCACGACGCCGCCCTTTTCTATCTTGGTTAATTCACGGGCCGTCAGTCCGCTGGTCGCAAACGTGCCGGCCCCGAAAGAGGCCGTCGAAAGCAGGAATACGGACGCGGCACATACGAGCGGTATGACCTTGATCTTGTGTAACACGTAAAAGAACCTCCAGGTGGCGTTTCGCCATCGGCGCGGCTATACTGACACGTCACACGTACGGTGTGGAATCATATCGCGGTTTGTCCATTGTGTCCATCACGTACGATGAGGCCCGGTATACGTAGCTCGTCTCCTTTGCGGCTTTGCACGCTGATACCCTTCCTCACGCGGTTACAGCAGTCCCAGCATCCGGTGCAATACGTACAAGCCTCCCCAGATAATGACGAAGCCTGCAATATCCAACAGGATGCCGGCGCGCATCATTTTCGGGAGGGGCACGAGGCCTGAGCCGTACACGATTGCGTTGGGCGGAGTCGAAACAGGGAGCATGAATCCGAAACTGGCGCCCAGGCACGCCCCCATGGCCGGCGGCAACGGGTTGAGGCCGGCGGCCTGCGCAATCGCGATTACGACTGGAATGATCATATTTGCCGACGCGGTGTTGCTTGCCGCCTCAGAGATCGCAATCGCCATCGCGATCGACAAACCCGTCAGTCCCCAGAGGGAGCTGACGCCGAGGTAACCGGTGAGGGCCGTGCCGATCGCCTCGGCCACACCGGTTTTGAACATCAATGAGCCGAGCGCCAACCCGCCGCCGAACAGCAAGATCGTGCCCCAATCGATCTTGACCGCCTCCGGCCACGTTAACGTAAACTCCCATTGCGACAGGTTGACCGGGAGCAGGAACAGGAGGATCGCGGCAGCGATTGCGACGATCGACTCCGGCAGGTGCATGCCCATCCATCGACCCCACCAGGATCCTGCAAACCATGGCAGTTGTAGAATGCCCGGCATTACCCACAGTGTGACCGCAACGCTGAACGCGACGACTGTATTGATCTGCCCCCTCGTCCACGGGCCGAGCTTACGACGTTCGCTACGGATATACTCCAGCAAATGGCTTCCCATGCCGACAGTGAGATCGCCGGGTGTGACCTGGGCTGTTCCGCCATCCTGATTGCTCGGTGCGCTTGCCGGGTCCGTGCCTGCAGGATGCAGCAGATAGAGGAGCGTGAACAGCGTCAGACCCATCACCAGGAGCAACGGGAGGGCAATCGCCATCCAACGGAAAAAACTGAGGTCGATGCCTGTTGCTGCACGGATGAGCCCGATGCCGATCAGGTTGGGGGGTGAACCAACCGGCGTCCCAATGCCGCCGATCGACGCGCTGAACGCCACGATCAGCATCATACCCGTGGCGAACGGCCAGGTCGTCGTCTCGATCGAATCCCGCGCGAGTCCCCTGGCGACACGCACGTCGTGCAGCGCACGCAGGATGCCCAGTGCAATCGGGAGCATCATGGCGGTGGTGGCGCTGTTGCTGACCCACATCGAGAGCACGGCGGTCACCAGCCCCAGGCCCACCATGGTTCTCGCCGGAGAGGAACCGATCGACGGGATCGACAGGAACTCTAACGCAATGCGACGGTCGAGCCCGTGGATCGTCATCGCTCGAGCGATCATGAATCCTCCAATGAACACGAAGATGATCGGATCGGCAAAGTGGGCCAATACGACGGCTGCCGGCGACTTACCCGGCTCCTCCGGCACTGCTCCCAACGCAACGCACAACACCGCGCCCAGCAGGGCCGACACGGGCAGGGGGATGACCTCGCTGACCCACAATACCGTCACAGCCGAAAGGATCGCGGCCAGCTTCTGACCTTCCGGACGGAGGCCGCTACACAGGAAATAGGTCAGGAAAAAGGTGGGGAGGAGAAGAATCGCGCCCAGGCGTTTTCGCCAGGTTTCGAACAGTTGCTCCCCGGCGGAGATCCTTTCCTGCGGTACAGCGGAAGCGGGTTCGACTCGCGACTCTGTCTGTGGCATCGTCCATCCTCACACACTGCTGAACACCATGCTACTCATCTCATCTCGGCCTTGATCCCGGAAAAGCTCGTACTGAGTTACCCGTTGCTCACAACCGCGCTTCAGATTCTGTGGGCAACTCGCGAAAGTCAAACCCGCGCTACAGACCATTTGCGCAGATCGACTCCGCAAAGACTGCTCTGCGTCTAGGGCTTTTCCATCAGCCTGCACACAGTCACCTTGTGACCGCCGCCATGGGCGCGCTCCTTCACGGTCGCGCGGATGATCCCGTAGATGACGCCGGGCTGCGAGCGGTCCCAGGCGATGCCCTGGCCATGGATGTTCGATGATGTCCGCGAGCTCCCGCACCGGGCCGGATTTCGGCAGCCGCATCCGGTGTAGAACGTTGGAAGCGAGAGCGCATCGTGTCAGTCACCACCGTTGATGTGTCCCTGAATTCTCCAACCGCCGTTATGCTTGCGGAAACACAACTGGGAGTAGGAAAACGGCTTCTTGTCGAGTGCCCCATGAGGTGTGCACAGTTGCCCGTCGAGTTTCTTCTCGAAGTGCGTGCTGAAGATAGCACGCCGAAATTCCACCCAGCCGTGATCTCTGTACTCGGGACGGAGATTGGCGTTGTTGAATTCAAAGTGTGCGCTGAAGTTCCGGGTTGGCGGTGCTGATGGATCAAACGAACCGCCAAAGTCTCGGGCAATGTAATAGTCATGGGCGAGCAAGGCGTAGACGGCTGATGCGTCCTTCTTTCGGGCCGCGGCTTTGAGAGACGCGATGAAGTCTTGAAACCGGCGCTCAGTGGTGTGCAACGCAATCGGCTCCGATTCGGCAGCCAACACGCCACTTGCGTAAAAGAACACGAGGAGGAGTACGGAGCGGAGCATGTGCTTTAACGATCGAGATCACAAGCGCGCGGTGCGCCGGCACCAGGAGTCAGGCCGAGCGTATTGTTGAGCCTAATCGCCACGGTAGTAGAGCCCCTCGATCAGTTCTGCACCCTGACCATGGTCTACGAAACGCGCCCAGCCAACCAAGCCCATTGGGGTCTTGATGAGGTAGTGCTCACCCTCGTTGAGCAGCACTGTGAGTTGTGCTCCCGATGGAATCGACGCAACCGGCTCCTTTTCACTCTTATCAGAAAATATCGTGATATCTTGCTTCGCTTTCGAGTCCAGACCAACGTAATAGAAGGGCTGTCGAATCTCAACAAGCTTTCCGTTCTTCAGAACGAATGTTTTTCTCTGGTTGTAGTGATTATTGGTATGGCCCGTCACGTATACGGCTCCATTTCCTGGGACGAACAGCTCAA
Encoded here:
- a CDS encoding protein of unknown function (Evidence 5 : No homology to any previously reported sequences); the encoded protein is MTAAMGALLHGRADDPVDDAGLRAVPGDALAMDVR
- a CDS encoding exported protein of unknown function (Evidence 5 : No homology to any previously reported sequences), producing MLRSVLLLVFFYASGVLAAESEPIALHTTERRFQDFIASLKAAARKKDASAVYALLAHDYYIARDFGGSFDPSAPPTRNFSAHFEFNNANLRPEYRDHGWVEFRRAIFSTHFEKKLDGQLCTPHGALDKKPFSYSQLCFRKHNGGWRIQGHINGGD
- a CDS encoding protein of unknown function (Evidence 5 : No homology to any previously reported sequences), whose translation is MLVLAASVNAAEPEPFSRLNTVEVKSVFPEFKIRVHYDPAVSTVRNQPHVGKDSGIPIVDVLDTRIDRTSRDRFTITYTDGLSADPGFLISPVGTDMIVGDIWGLELFVPGNGAVYVTGHTNNHYNQRKTFVLKNGKLVEIRQPFYYVGLDSKAKQDITIFSDKSEKEPVASIPSGAQLTVLLNEGEHYLIKTPMGLVGWARFVDHGQGAELIEGLYYRGD